The following are encoded together in the Cicer arietinum cultivar CDC Frontier isolate Library 1 unplaced genomic scaffold, Cicar.CDCFrontier_v2.0 Ca_scaffold_5758_v2.0, whole genome shotgun sequence genome:
- the LOC101491874 gene encoding scarecrow-like protein 3: MESMFQEEGSSSVTCSPLQLFSMMSLSPSIGIGSPYPWLSRELKSEERGLYLIHLLLTCANHVASGNLENANTTLEQISQLASPDGDTMQRISAYFTEALADRILKTWPGLHRALNSTRIILLSEEILVKKFFFELFPFLKVAYILTNQAIVEAMEGEKMVHVIDLNAAEPAQWIALLQVLSARSEGPPHLRITGIHQQKEILDQMAHKLSEEAEKLDIPFQFNPVVSKLENLDFDKLRVKTGEALAISSILQLHSLLALDDESSSRRKTTPLFSRNSNGLHLQKALLMNQNTLGDFLEKDMVNGYSPSPDSGSSSPASSTASMNIESFLNALWSLSPKVMVVTEQDSNHNGSTLMERLLEALYSYAAFFDCLESTVSRTSLERLKVEKMLFGEEIKNIIACEGVERKERHEKLDKWFMRLDLCGFGNVPLSYYGMLQARRFLQSYGCEGYRMREENGCIVTCWQDRSLFSTTAWRPRK, from the coding sequence ATGGAATCTATGTTTCAAGAAGAAGGTTCTTCATCTGTAACTTGTTCACCTCTACAATTATTTTCCATGATGTCACTTTCACCTAGCATAGGAATAGGATCTCCTTATCCATGGCTCAGTAGAGAATTGAAATCTGAGGAAAGAGGTTTGTATTTGATCCATTTGTTGTTAACTTGTGCAAACCATGTAGCTTCTGGTAATCTTGAAAATGCAAACACAACACTTGAACAAATTTCACAGCTTGCATCTCCTGATGGAGACACTATGCAGAGAATTTCTGCATATTTCACTGAAGCACTTGCTGATAGGATACTCAAAACTTGGCCTGGGCTCCATAGAGCCCTTAATTCCACAAGAATCATTTTGCTTTCTGAAGAAATTCTTGTTAAGAAATTCTTCTTTGAGCTTTTCCCTTTCTTGAAAGTTGCATATATTCTCACAAATCAAGCTATTGTTGAAGCTATGGAAGGTGAGAAAATGGTTCATGTAATTGATCTTAATGCTGCTGAGCCTGCACAATGGATTGCACTTCTACAAGTTTTGAGTGCTCGCTCCGAAGGTCCTCCTCATTTGAGAATCACAGGGATTCATCAACAGAAAGAGATTCTTGATCAGATGGCTCATAAGCTTTCAGAAGAAGCTGAAAAATTGGATATACCTTTCCAATTTAATCCTGTTGTCAGCAAGCTAGAAAATCTCGATTTCGATAAACTTCGTGTGAAAACTGGCGAGGCGCTTGCTATAAGTTCTATTCTGCAATTACATTCCCTTTTAGCTTTGGATGATGAATCATCCTCAAGGAGAAAAACAACACCTCTTTTTTCAAGAAACTCAAATGGACTTCACCTACAAAAAGCACTACTTATGAACCAAAACACACTAGGTGATTTTCTTGAAAAAGATATGGTTAATGGCTATAGTCCAAGTCCTGATTCGGGGTCGTCTTCGCCAGCATCTTCAACGGCTTCAATGAATATTGAGAGTTTTCTCAATGCCTTGTGGAGTTTGTCACCAAAAGTTATGGTTGTAACTGAACAAGACTCTAATCACAATGGTTCAACTTTGATGGAGAGGTTGCTTGAAGCACTTTATTCTTATGCAGCATTCTTTGATTGTTTGGAATCAACTGTGTCAAGAACATCATTAGAGAGATTAAAGGTTGAGAAGATGCTGTTTGGTGAGGAAATCAAGAATATTATTGCTTGTGAAGGAGTTGAAAGAAAGGAAAGACATGAAAAGCTTGATAAATGGTTCATGAGACTTGATTTGTGTGGATTTGGCAATGTGCCTTTAAGCTATTATGGTATGTTGCAAGCAAGGAGGTTTTTACAAAGCTATGGTTGTGAGGGATATAGAATGAGAGAAGAAAATGGTTGTATTGTAACTTGTTGGCAGGACA